One Coregonus clupeaformis isolate EN_2021a unplaced genomic scaffold, ASM2061545v1 scaf0053, whole genome shotgun sequence DNA segment encodes these proteins:
- the LOC121543046 gene encoding rRNA 2'-O-methyltransferase fibrillarin-like, with translation MCAACSEEEEEEEEEEKTKPGKASSSCFRLKANMRPGFSPRGGDRGGFRGRGSFGDRGGGRGGFGDRGGRGGFRGRGGGGGFRSPSGEGGFRGRGGGRGTPRGRGGRGGFGAGRKVTVEPHRHEGVFICRGKEDALVTKNMVIGESVYGEKRMNVEEGETKIEYRAWNPFRSKLAAAILGGVDQIHIKPGSKVMYLGAASGTTVSHVSDIVGPEGLVYAVEFSHRSGRDLLNVAKKRTNIIPIIEDARHPHKYRMLVGMVDVIFADVAQPDQTRIVALNAHNFLKNGGHFVISIKANCIDSTAAPEAVFAAEVKKMGSENMKPQEQLTLEPYERDHAIVVGIYRPAPKIKK, from the exons ATGTGTGCTGCGTgttcagaagaagaagaagaagaagaagaagaagagaaaacAAAACCGGGTAAAGCAAGCTCGAGCTGTTTTAGATTGAAAGCAAATATGAGACCAG GATTCAGCCCTCGGGGTGGTGATCGAGGAGGCTTCAGAGGAAGAGGGAGCTTTGGAGACAGAGGTGGTGGACGGGGAGGTTTTGGCGATAGAGGCGGACGAGGAGGTTTCAGAGGCAGAGGTGGTG GAGGTGGATTTAGGTCTCCAAGTGGCGAGGGTGGCTTCAGAGGCCGTGGAGGTGGTCGTGGCACCCCCAGGGGTAGAGGTGGACGTGGGGGCTTTGGGGCGGGCAGGAAAGTCACAGTGGAGCCTCATAGACATGAAG GAGTGTTCATCTGCCGTGGTAAGGAAGATGCCCTGGTGACAAAGAACATGGTGATTGGAGAGTCTGTGTATGGAGAAAAAAGGATGAATGTCGAGGAAGGGGAAACAAAGATTGAGTACAGAGCGTGGAATCCTTTCCGGTCAAAGCTGGCAGCAGCCATCTTGGGAGGAGTTGACCAGATCCACATCAAACCTGGCTCGAAGGTCATGTACCTGGGAGCCGCATCAGGGACGACAGTGTCCCACGTGTCAGACATCGTTGGACCT GAGGGTCTTGTGTATGCTGTAGAGTTCTCTCACAGGTCAGGACGTGATCTGCTCAATGTTGCCAAAAAGAGAACCAACATCATTCCCATCATTGAGGACGCCCGGCATCCACACAAATACCGCATGCTTGTTG GCATGGTAGATGTCATCTTCGCTGATGTGGCCCAGCCTGATCAGACCAGAATTGTTGCACTCAACGCTCACAACTTCCTCAAGAACGGAGGGCATTTTGTCATCTCAATCAAG GCAAACTGCATTGATTCAACGGCAGCACCGGAGGCTGTATTTGCTGCGGAGGTGAAGAAGATGGGCTCAGAAAACATGAAGCCCCAGGAGCAGCTGACACTGGAGCCTTATGAGAGAGATCACGCCATCGTAGTAGGAATCTACAG ACCTGCCCCCAAGATTAAGAAGTGA